GGGTGTGGCGGTGGACACTCGTTAAGTTACGTTTACAATAAAACAGTCAGGTTTGGTTGAAATAAGGTAAACGTTTCCAACACTTATTTTGCTATCATATCCAATTATTTTGTCATAACTACTTACTTTACACAGCTGCTTTCTGAGTCTTGAAGAGCTTTCTGTGTCTGGAAGAGCTTTCTGTAATCTGGCGGTTGGCAACAAGCTTTAATGGTGCATTACCGCCAGCTGGAGGGGTGGGGTAATTATAGAGGGTTTTCACCGACGTCACGTTCTGGGCGGTAACCCGTATGCGCGGCCATCTTGGAGGCACTCGGTGTAAACAACTGAACAGAGTACAATGGAGATGAGTACAATTTGATGCTTTAAGTGAATGTTGCCATGTCGAAACAACTAAAAAGCTCATCAAAACGCGTCCAAGATGCAAAGGAATATAGAGAAGGACTTGGACCACTAGAAAAGGCGCGGTATTTGGAGAAATAGATTCTTCCGTCCATAGCATATCCCGATATAGTTAACTACCTGGTTTTCTCGCCGAGCCCATACACAGCGGAAGACCTTAAATCCTACAAAGGTTTGGATGCCTATAACCAGATGGTGTGTGGATGGGTGAGGGAGACGCAGTACCAAGTTATCAACGACCGTTGTGTTGTGAAGGCCAAAGTAAGTAAAGTTAATGCAATAACGTCTTTAATCAACCTAGCCTTAACTGTATGATATCATTGCGATATTCAAGGTATAACCAAGTGACTCTTAAtcgttttcttttttcatttcaaAGACCCCCAGTTTGCTATCTATACTTTACATTAACTGAGTTAGTTTCATAGTATTTTATTCTATCATATATATGTACATGTACAATCTGACACCCCAAAAAAACCACACACTATTATATTGAAAAAGAGTACATTataaaagatgtaaacaacactggtccagaagcacttcctgtttcagtttttaacactagataaacgttgggataaaataaaacaaacagaacATATAGAACTGAATCAAAAAGTAAAACAAACATCTTCGAGATAAtgatatgtgaaataaaaaacagccacaaactgaaacaggaagtgtttctggaccagtgttgtttacattgtttgaaatggtctatatatTCCTACCCTTCAGTTAAAGATGCCTTAATTATGAATCAGTGATGCAGATAAGCCTACATGTTATTATTTATTGATGTAAAAAAGTGGTGAGAaactattttgttattcttaGAGTCTTATATTTGgttttcttgtttttatttcagGTACTCCATTCTCAATCAATCCGAGAAACACCCCTCGAACCCTGGATAATCGCTGAGAAGTCTGGTCGTATACTTGGAGCCCACTGCACATGTATGGCTGGCCTTGGAGAAACATGCACACATGTTGCTGCATTATTGTTTCTCATTGAAGAAACAGTGAAGTTGAGGGACTCAAAGACAGTGACGCAAGAAAAGGCATATTGGCTGTTGCCTACTGCACTATCAAAGGTGGAATACAGGGAATGCCAAAAGATTGACTTCACTGTAACAAAGAGATCTCAAGTAAAAGAGTTGGCAAGATGAATTATGCTGCTCATGGACCGTCACTTGAGGAACAAAGTGCTAGTGATTTTTCTACTAATAAAGTTAAGAAAACACAACCACCAACCAGTGATGAACTATCATCATTATTCAGTGCTCTTAGCACAACTGGATCTAAGTCTGCTATTTTGTCCCTTATTGAACCTTACTCTGACAGTTTTGTCCCCAAAGTGATTGGAGAAAACTTCCCTCCTGTGTTGACTGAATTGAGAAAGGATGAAGCAGTTCACATGGATTATAGTGATCTATTGTCTATGTGCAAAGATGTTGACATTTCGGTATCAGAGGAGCAAGCAAAGGCAGTTGAGGCCGCTACAAGGGATCAAGCGTCCTCTAAATTGTGGTTTCGATTTCGTGCTGGTCGAATAACAGCATCAAAAATGAAAACTGCATGTTGCACTGATCCAAAACAACCATCACAAAGCTTCATTAAAAGTGTTTGCTATCCTGAGTCATACAAATTCACATCAAAAGCCACAGATTGGGGATGTAATCATGAGAAATTAGCACGTGACATGTTTATAGATGTGCATAAGGAAGCTCATGAAAACGTGAAAGTACACGACACCGGTTTCTTCATAAATCCAAGTGTGCCATTCTTGGGTGCTTCTCCCGATGGTATTGTTTCTTGTGACTGTTGTGGTGTCAGTGTAATTGAAGTGAAATGTCCATTCTGTGTGAAAAGTGACAAGTTAGAGAGTGTATCTTACTTGGAGAAGGACAGTGAAGGGAAACTGACACTTAACCGAAACCACCACTATTTCTACCAGGTGCAAACTCAACTTGGGGTGTGCCAACTGGAATCAGCATATTTTGTTGTTTGGACAGAAAAGGATTTGCATGTTGAGCAAATTTTACTTGATGAAGAGTTCTGGGGTATGATATGCCAGAAAAGTAAGAACATTTTCGACACAGCAATTATGCCAGAGTTAGTTGGCAAGTTTTACACAAGGCTTTCATTTCCCATTGCCACTGTGTCCTCACAACCTGGAATATTTGCCTCAGCTGAATCAGAGGGTTCTGATTGTGCTGCAAGTGCCAGTGACCAAGGAAAAACCTGGTGTTTATGTGGCCAGTTTGAGTTTGGAAAGATGATTCTATGTGATAATGCAACATGTAATATTAAGTGGTTTCACTACTCGTGCATTAATGTTAAGATTGCACCAAAGGGAAAATGGTATTGCCCACAGTGCCAAAAGCTACCCCAGTCTCTGccaaaaaaaaggaaagaaacctccaaataaaaacaaaaaagaaaactttttttgttggCTGCTGTGAAGTTCACATGCACTTTGTTCTAATGTAggttaaattatatttaattcatttagTATTGTGcaactttttttgaaatgtgacatgttcttttaatatttttggcaTTTGATTTCAAGTTGGTGAGATTTTTGTAAAGCTATGCTGACAAAAAAGTTATACCcaagttacataaaaaaaatgtttacagttAGGCTTTGCACTATATtataatgtataatttataGTAGTGTAAAGTTTATAAGTGTTCTGATAAAAGTGTGTTTTTCCTTTAATAAATCTGTGTTCTAATGATCGTGACATGCTGTGTTTTTCATCCACAACAAAAGAATAACAATGACTTTATAACTGTAAATGAACAATTTATAGATCATTTTCGGCTATATAGACAAGTCCAGACAATGgagtaatttatatttttattggcAAAGtgcatataaaaatatacttcaGTCAAAATCAACTACTGATGGACAAAAATTCACCAGAGCACAACAGACAAGTCCAATCTTATCTATGGTACAATACCCATCACTATCTTTGCACATCAAGAAATCAATTGGCAATATTCCGCCAAAAATAGTATATTTCTGGCGCACACAACCAATCACACGTTCTACATGAATCCTGACGTGGGCAATTTTCCTTGTGGTTTCTAAGTCAACAGGAGCTAACTTTGACTTTCCACGAGTGAAGGCTGGAATTTGTACATGAGCCATTCTACAACCTAAAGTGGCCTGAATATTAAAGCCACGGTCAGCAAGAACTAGATCACCAGGAAGTATTTTGTCCAAAAAACCACAGTTTTCAGTTATGTATTTGTCACTTGCTCTCCCTCCCCATGCATTTGAAATTTAGGAGACTGTGCCCTGGGTTGTAATACCAATCATAAATTTAACTGTGTTATGGTGCTTGTATGAAGACCATGTTTCTGCTCTTGCTTTAAGTTTAGAAGGACGTTCTATAAAAACCTCAAAACAATTAATAATAACAGCACATTTTTTCCCAAAATTTTTCCTGAATTGCATTGGCATGGCTTTTGCAATTGATCTCTTTCTGGCCATATGATAAGTGGCTTCATACgaataaacatgacatcaaTGACATCAGTGACTATCCTTGAAGCAGTGGCTATTGACACATTGAATGCATATGACAGGAAGGTTGTGGAAACATTGAGCCTAAGACGCATCAATGTCAGCATCAACTGCTTAAACTTATCAAGTGACTTCCTCACAGGGAGGTGGGGACTAAGGAATGTAAAGAGTACTAACAGTAGCTGGTATGTAGGTAGGCCAGTGAAAAATAAAACCTTTTCATCCTTATCAACAAAGGCACTTTGGTCATAGGAAGTGGACACATGTGCAACAACAGAGCTTAATTGAATGTTTTCGGTTCTAAGACTTTGAAGTTCAGTGGTCATAGCCTCAATGTCATCACCAGTCAATTCAGTTTGAGTCCCTGTGCAGCAAAAATTATCACTGACATAATCAGTTGTAGTGGGGTCATCATCAGTCTCTGCAGCAGCGGCGGCAGCAGCTTCAGCCTTCAGTCTCTGCTGGGTTCGGTTCATGCGACGCTTGTAGCGTGAGTTCCCTGTTTCTTTGGTTGACTGAGGTGAACCTCCTTGCCGACCTGTCAGTCAAACAGATGGCACCCAATCTGGGTCATCCTTTTGGTATAGGTCAGACTTTTTACCTGGAATATTATGAGAAATACAGCACATTTTAGCTCTACATTTTAATAATGATAAGAATAACATATTAAGTCATTAATGCCACATGCAGTAGCTTTATATGAATTATATTATGTCAATGTcagctttatttatatagcaaatTTAAAATAGCCAGTGTCCttccaaagtgctttacagtaaaataagcacacagtaaaacaataaagcaataattgtttttactatttactattaaaaatattattatcattaaaatTTGTTATGAGCAGCTGCAATCAACATTTCACAATACCTGACAAGAAATGTGCCGAACAAATTCGAATGTTGTCCAGATTTTTCCCTCGTAGATCTTGGTTGAGCTTTGCTAACCACAAGCGCCTCCTTTCCTCTGATAATTTCTGGCATTCCTCTCCCtggtttttaataacttttggaAGTCGATAATATTGCAAATGTTTTTCTCGATCTGTCCTATTGGTACAACCTGAAACACGGCAATAATTGACCATTTTCCTTGAAGACGTTCTTAATATCCTTCAGTGTCTGTGCTTTGTTATGATGCGGAGTGCCTCCAAGATGGCGACTTCCGGTAATGATGACGCGTCGTGAAAACCCTCTATAGCATGAATCCTCATTGCGCCTCAATCGcagtttcatattttttataaatttgacgGAACATGTAAAACACtttacatatattttagttaataataaatatggTTTGGTAATTTGTTTTCTCCGTTGTTTTAGCATGTATAACAGATTATGTAGCTGTCTTAGATTATGAGTTGAAAACATGGTCAGTTGAAAACACGTAGTCAAACAGTCCAGCCAAGACTACTTAGTTGAAATCACGTCGTAAACCAGTCCAAGGCGGACCGACTTATtttcaaccatatttcaacgttgaaagACCGTAATTGTTTACTGGGCTGTTGGAGGACAGGATCAGAATTAATAATGGCCCAATTCTCCTGAATAATCTGTTTATTCGGTCTAGCCTCCATACTATATTGTGTAACAAAAAATTGAGTTTCTGTCTTACGTCCCTTCTTAATGAAGGTATCAGAACGATTCAAGAATTGGGCTCTGAAACATGCATTAGCGACGATATCTGATTTGTGGGctcttttaataaaacattctgACATATTGTCTGCCTCAGTGTTAATTTCGTTGACGAAGACGATGACGAAAAATATTCAtcaacgaacctttttcacagacgaaaaatttataaaaactaAAAAGTCAGATATGATGACGAAGACTGTAACGAAATATAACTGACCCTTTAGTCAATGAGTAAAAATAAGACGGAAATTTTAGGGAGGGACGAATGGAGAAGAGATCCAATCAGAGCTACTCATTTTGTGGGACAAGTTGGGAAGAAATCCAATCAGAGTGAATCTTTGAGGGTAGGGTTGATCTATGCAGAAGCAGGCAGCAGAGGCATTTTAAAAACCTGCGGCAAGTTTAGTTTTCACAAaaggttgtttacattatatttagttgtaCAGTCTTAGTTACCCAGCTTTGGCTGATTTCAGTTGACTTCGCTCGTTAGCAACATGCTAACATTTTGCAGTACACCCGGTCCGAAGACATGTCTCATTGACAACAAAAAGGTAAGAGCAAACGTCTAATCTGGTCACACTTCAAATATGACAACAAATATGAGCTGTAGAGACGCCTCATCCAGAAACATGCGAAAGTAAGCACACACGTTAAGGTTATTTTATCAGATAAACCCCCATGTTTTCTCTAAACTTGGAATaatgtcacaggtcggggcaGACCACAGATGTAAACAAGCCgcgccccttcctagtttccacctcgaggaggtcccaaagtcaacccaatgaccagacaacaccAGCGTATGTACAATTTAAAAgaactttatttaattatttaaaatatatagggAAAAGGGGCAAATGGCGCCCTCCTttttctcctggaggcagattaAAACAATAAGGTAAGTGGTGGTTCAGTGTTATGTATACCTGGGGGTCTTTCCGGCGACAGGCTGGTATATCCCTTGACGCTTCACTAGGATGTATCAGGTAAATCTCTCTCTGACAGCTGGATTCACACCCTTTTCGTCTTCCGATCCTACACTGTAAACACAGAATACTTCTGGTCAATGACCAAGGCTCTTTCTCTCTTCCAGGTACCTGTGGCCGGGTACACCTCCAATTCTCCCCCGACGTCTGACCCGGACAGGCTCCCCACGGTAAATAGCTACAGGTATTTAATTCGGGCTCTCTCCTTCTGCAGGCTTTTGACTGTAACACAAAGGATTACTTGGCAAACACTGGGactttctgtctctctcaccAGATCGGCTCGTGACGACAGACAGGTAAGTACTTCACAGGTATGGTACTCggttctctctctttctgcagGCTTTTAGCTGTGACACAGAGGATTACTTGGCAAACACTGGGACTTTCTCTCTCACCAGGTTGGCTCGTGACGACAAACAGGTAAGTACTTCACAGGTATTATACTCAGGTTCTCTCCTTCTGCAGGCttttagctgtaacacagaggattACGTAACAGACACTGGGACTTTCTCTCTCACCAGATCGGCTCGTGACGACAGACAGGTAAGTACTTCACAGGTATGGTACTCggttctctctctttctgcagGCTTTTAGCTGTCACACAGAGGATTACTTGGCAAACACTGGGACTTTCTCTCTCACTAGGTTGGCTCGTGACGACAAACAGGTAAGTACTTCAAAGGTATTATACTCAGGTTCTCTCTTTCTGCAGGCttttagctgtaacacagaggattACGTACTGTAACAGACACTGGGACTTTCACTCTCGCCTAGTCGACTTGTGACGACGTGCAGGTAAGTACTTCACAGGTATGGTATTCAggttctctctctttctgcagGCTTTTAGCTGTAACATAGAAGATTACGTAGCAGACACTGGGACTTTTACTCTCACCTAGTCGACTTGTGACGACGTGCAGGTAAGTACTTCACAGGTATGGTATTCAGGTTCTCTCTGTTCCTGCAGGCttttagctgtaacacagaaGATTACGTAACAGACACTGGGGCTTTCACTCTCACCTAGTCGACTTGTGACGACGTACAGGTAAGTACCTCACAGGTATGGTATTCAggttctctctctttctgtagGCTTTTAGCTGTGGCACAACGGATTACAATTACAGATCCAGGAACTTACACTGGATGGTCGGGCAGCGCCTTACATAAAGCAGAGGCGAGTTAGCTTTAGCTACTGCATCTCTTCAACTTTTCTTCGAATTTTAGCAACTTTTGGTCATTCAACAGATACTGACAACATTGGATACTTCTCTCGAATGGTGGACTTACAGTGACTGCACTTCAAACTGTTGGTGATTATGCTCCAAACCTTGAGATGCTAAAGCGTCGTGATATCGCCTTCCCAGAGGCCTCTGGCACTGCAAAGGGGGGAACTAGCACCGTCACGCCGAGCCGAACGCTaccctctcctctcttccactTCAGCTACAGAGAACTGGACAGGGGCGCACCTTTGAAGAGGCTCCGTGACAGATGTGATCTGATCTTCGCCACCCTTCCTATAACTGTACGAGGTTCTTCATACACACGAACACTTGTTAATATGGGTTTTACTCACAGCAGTCTAGGAAGTCGATGTCCTTCACCACCGTTTCACTGAGTCAGGCCGAATCCAAGGGATGACCAAAACAGACACCACACTTAAAGTTTCAATACAGGGacacacacacagcatataTAATGGGTTGTTTAACCGGCTTCCACAGCCTCTCGTTCTCCCACGGCAGATTCAGTGAAGGGAAGGGGGCTACTGACAATACAAACACAGCATACCACTGCACTAATTCAAAGTGTATTCTCACAGCAAAGGCacagactcacccacagcactctatGTGAACATTAAGGTCACAGCCCCGTCTTCGTTGAATTAAACCTGGGACCGGTTGGCGTTGGAAGTGTAGGCCAGCAATATAAACGTCACCTAATTACGGAAGACTCACAACACACGTTGGACAAGATAGCTCCACAATACACACTGTATCAGACACTGAGTACTCACAATGGTTTAACGATGGCCTCCTTGGTCTCATTCTCCTATAGACTGATGAAATCCTCTTCACCCATGTTCAAATACACCACTCTAATCTTCTCCAGCAGCTCCAAACACAACAGTGATGCACATAAATCCATTAATTTCCAAAATCTTCAGAGATATCACATACTCAGCCTCTGGCTCTGTTTTCCTCTTCTGCTTCGTTTACCAGTAAACAACAACTCCTACAGTTTCCAGCGTGACTGTGCCCAGGTCCTTTCTCTTCAACACCGAGACGGTTTGTCAAACACAGCACAGCTACCACAGCGCCAACGATGAACCCCAACAAACTACAAACTCTTTGTGTTTAAGGCTGTGTTTTATATCCCTTTCTTCTTCACAACATCCAATCCCCAGCCGCTACGTTTATCATCCACACCTGTTTTCAATCGGCTTGATCGCGGCGTTTACCGGAAGTTCCGGTGTTCCTACTTTtccgtccgggcggaaccaatcttCCCCATCTTTGGTTCCGCCCCCTTAGAAATCGTCACCGTGTGACAATAACATAGAAACTAAAGGAATACAAATCTGAACTGTATTGATTGTATTGGATTGTCTGAATTAATACGGAGTATAAACATTCAGTGTCGTCAAATTTACTGAAATGTGTAACGTTACTATTATAGTGGATGTTGTGCTGTTACATGACTGGACAAAGTGCGTGcgtttgtgtctgtctgtctgcgagtgtgtgtgtgtgtgtgtgtgtgtgtatgtgtgtacctggtaattatcacgttgtggggaccaattgtccccacaaagataggaataccagtgtttttgggaccttgtggggacattttgatgtccccatgaggaaacaagcttataaatctaacaagatgatgtttattgaaaatctaaggtacaagaaaggttttcgtgatggttggggttagggaatggggcaggtaaggggaatagaatatacagtttgtatggtataaaatgcattacgtctatggaatgtccccacaaaacatggaaaccagaatgtgtgtgtgtgtgtgtgtgtgtgtgtgtgtgcgcgcgttgGTTTTTGTGATTTATGAGGACATTTCACATGAATACACGCCACACTATGAGGACATTTTGTATTATGAGGACAGGGTCGGTGTCCTCATAATACGGACAATGTAGAAGTGCTTCTAGGGGTAGGAGGAGCTTAAATTCTAATTTTCTCTGAAAGTCCCTATAAATCACAATGATCAGACTTTGTGTATGACGTGTGTATCGAGACTGCGCCCCTGTAGGCCGGTCTGGTGTACTGCACCtcctaattaatattcatatttGTGTATGGAATCGGAGGTTCTGATTGGATGACCACCAGATGTCCTCATAATTTCGGAATTTGCCAAACCACTGTGTTAAACGCACTTACAAGAAGGACGGTAACTATAGCGATAACGATTAAGAAATAGTCAAAATATAGTtctaaatataatataatagcaGAATCCAGAGCACACATGAAACACAACAAAGAAAAAATATCACTTTTGAAACGATTACACTGATTGATGACGCTTTCTCACACCTGGCCCAAGCCATTTGCGGATAAATCATCGGTGCGAAGGGACGTAAGGTAAGACACACAACTACTTTTTAACTTTATAAACTGTTTGAGGTTACAACGTTTAAATATTCTACAGTTAATTGCACgtaaatgtaataattattaGCAGTTCAATCTAGTTTTGATGAAACCAAACTGCATCTTTTCCTGACCAAGCGTGAGGAATTAAgaatatattattaaacaattattttGTCATTAAACATTTGCTATCTTATCATGCTTCATGTTAAGTAGATAAAGATTAGTAGTATCATCCAAAATAAACACATTACAAGCTGTTACTTAAGTAACAGCTTGTAGTGTGTTTGGATGATGAATTGCCAGATTGAGAACATTATTTGAAAgattttaagtatttgtggctgTAAAATTATGTGTTTATAGGTTTAGTGCGGTAAACTTCGTTTTACACGACGAACTGTTTCTTGTTACTTTGTGACGCAGTTACCCATGTGCTTGCGGCCTGCTACTTGTAACAATTGTGCACTATGAAGAAAGACAATGCTTGCATTGCTTACTGTAACTCTAATAATGTAGTTGTTTCTTAGTATGACTTTAAGGTCTGTTGTAAGATATGTTGTCTTTGGTATCTGGATGTTTATTCACCTATATAAActtgaccatgcctgtgaaaacccagtcAAAGCAGTTTTTGGTCATTTATTGTATTATTTCAGTCTCAGAAAATCATGTTTTTGAGATTCCAATGtcatattttatgtattgtatgtATGGACAGGTTGATGGAAAATTTTGCTGGTACCTGTGACCATATGACAATAAGAATCATTACTTCAATTCCAATTACTGTCTATATAGGAAATAAGAGTAAATACTTTATAGTTGATTAGGTCAGTGGTGTCTAAAAATCATTGTAAATTTTGTAaagtgactaaaatgtcatTGTGCCTTTACAGGAAATGACAGCAACAACAAGATCTCAAAGGGCCAAGCTAAAGCCAAATGATGAAGCTGCATATTATATATCTCCCAACAAACATGAGACGTCCAAAGGACGTTCAGATTATGTCCATATCGTGTCGGTCGGTCCAGAACCTAATCTGCACCTAATCTGCACGTCTAAACGACGTGCAGATCCAGTACAGTATTTGGACGTCTGACTACGACGTCTTTTGGACGTTGATATGCAGTTCAATATTTGAGGGTCCGTTCTTGGACGTCATTTAGACGTTCAAAACAggttcagaaaaaaaaaataaaaacttatgCAATAAAAACGACAAATGAGTTCTGATTCAAAACAATGTAACATgacgtttttttttgtgaaaattctTTAAGGTGataaaatatgttatatttttatGAATGAATGTTCACAACGCGTGCCAAAATCTACTGCATTTCTTTTGTGTAATTTGCAAATTAAACCAAATTCAAGTGtgatttacaaaaataatcaacattgcaattttaagtttaaccaCACGGGTGTGTAAAAGCTTAGGTGGCGAGGTGGCGCGTGATCTTTTTTTGCACGTGATCAACAGACGTAATTAAGTATCGCCAGCGTAAACGTACTCAACGGACACAACCTGCTGTGAACAGGTAAGTTATGTTTATCCATTCCAaacagtgtgtgtttattttgttttgtgtacttattttattgtcaaaaatatttttgttagaaaacGTCGAGTTTTTCGAGAATTGTTTTCGATAAACTGATGACAGAATTTGACACCGCGGAGGATAACGTTCCGTAGGCTATTTTTAGACTTGGTTAGTTGTTATTAACGAACTGATGCCTTGGTTAGTTGTTATTAACTGACTGTTAATATGTTCGcgtattaaatatttttcagtgAGTTATTTTAGACCGTCTTGGGGAACTCTATTATCTCTTTCAGTCCGAGGGGGACTCGTTCCTTAATAACAGCCATGTGAAACTAAATACACGGTCGTAAAATTGACTTTTCTTCCCACACAAAAAATGACATCCGTCCTTTTATAATATTAACCATTTGAAtgcatttttaatgattttgtcTAAGTGACATGCTTGAAAGTGGGATTCTATGGTAAAAGTTCACCTGTCAATCAAAGAGCTCCGTTCAATACAAGCGCACAGGCACTGTAGTAGACAGCCAGACAAAGAAGTGATTAAGTAAGGAAACTAACATAATGATAACTTGATAATGACCCCCTTTGCCTTGCAATCTATTCATAAAATTAAGAGCCTTTATTAACCTTTGGAATTTAAACAAAATAGAATAATTGTCTTTTCTGTCATGTTCTTAACATACTGTTTAGTCAATAAAGATGAATGAATACtgaatgcatattaatttacAAAGGCATTTGCAATATATTTGACTTCTTTTTCTCCTTTCTGTTTTTGTAAACAGGACCTACAAACACCCCAAAGGCTCTTTTCAGAGCCATTTGACCAAGCATCTTTGTACAGTAAGTATTTGTTTTGATTAacctcaaagaaaacaaaatacattttaatatatgcTGACGTTTGTAATATCTTGCTCTTTTTCAATTATGTTTCAATAGTGCCGGTTTTCCTTCAGTAGTGCCAGTTTTCCTAAGGTAATTTAAGATCTTTTTAATTAACCATTTTGTTCAATTTCATGTAAAGGTCCCGTTTTCCGGATCCCATATTCCAAACTTTAGTTAGCatttaatgttgctgttagagcataaataatacctgcaacaTGATAAAGGTATATTTTCTCTAATACAATTCACCTTTCAAAGCCTTCAGTGACCTGCCGGTTTGtactacagtcctctacttcctggTTGAATGATGTCAATATTAG
This window of the Paramisgurnus dabryanus chromosome 10, PD_genome_1.1, whole genome shotgun sequence genome carries:
- the LOC135718355 gene encoding uncharacterized protein; this encodes MNYAAHGPSLEEQSASDFSTNKVKKTQPPTSDELSSLFSALSTTGSKSAILSLIEPYSDSFVPKVIGENFPPVLTELRKDEAVHMDYSDLLSMCKDVDISVSEEQAKAVEAATRDQASSKLWFRFRAGRITASKMKTACCTDPKQPSQSFIKSVCYPESYKFTSKATDWGCNHEKLARDMFIDVHKEAHENVKVHDTGFFINPSVPFLGASPDGIVSCDCCGVSVIEVKCPFCVKSDKLESVSYLEKDSEGKLTLNRNHHYFYQVQTQLGVCQLESAYFVVWTEKDLHVEQILLDEEFWGMICQKSKNIFDTAIMPELVGKFYTRLSFPIATVSSQPGIFASAESEGSDCAASASDQGKTWCLCGQFEFGKMILCDNATCNIKWFHYSCINVKIAPKGKWYCPQCQKLPQSLPKKRKETSK